The DNA segment CAAATGAATCAGAAGAATACCCATGAACTGATCATGTACCCTGTGATCCTCACCCTTAATGTTGCATTTTAAAACCCTTACCTGGAAGCCATCAGGGAGTTCTATTTTGAGCACTAGCTTCCCATTCTCCTTGTGTGATGTCTGCAACAAATGCTGTATTTtgcttcaccacaacctggtgtcagtagataGTCTTTGTTTCATGTTGGGCAAATGGACCCAAGTTTGCTTTGGTGACATTTATAGCACTCTGGCATTATTCATGCATGAATGTAACAGTGGCTTCACATTCTTGTTACAAGTACTGTTAATGCATGTTTTGACATAACTGGGACTGCAAGCATTTTCTATCTATATTATAAATGGCATAACCTCATATATCCCTGAGTAGGCATAGAAGACTCAGACTGTCAGAATTCTTCTCTTGTCACACCATGGGTCCTTTGACATCTGGCCAAAGCCCTCTTTAAGGCCCCGCTCACATCtctgtttctcaggctgtagatAAGAGGGTTTAACAAGGGAGTGAGGATAGTGTAAAAGGCAGAGAAGACCTTGTCTTTGACTGGGGTGTGGTAAGATTGGGGAAGCATATATGTGTACAGAGCAGCCCCATAGAAcaacatcaccaccatcatgTGTGAAGAGCACGTGGCAAAGgccttcttcttcccttctgctgATTTCATCTGGTGAACTATGATGAGAAGCCGGGCATAGGAAGCAATTACAACAGAAAAGGGGATTAGCAGCATCATGACACAGCAAATGTACATCACGGTTTCGTATACAGCTTTGTCACCACAGGCCAACCTCAGCATGGTGGGTGCCTCACAAAAGAAGTGATTGATTTTGTGTGAAGCACAAAATGGTAGACTCATGGTTATAGGAGTAAGGAGGAAGCTGTCTAAAGCACCACCAAACCAAGAGGTG comes from the Phacochoerus africanus isolate WHEZ1 chromosome 4, ROS_Pafr_v1, whole genome shotgun sequence genome and includes:
- the LOC125124517 gene encoding olfactory receptor 2T6-like; amino-acid sequence: MDGDNKTFSSDFTLTGLFTNNKASGFLFSVICAIFFMAMIANGVMIFLIHIDPHLHTPMYFLLSHLSFIDMMFISTIVPKMLVDYLVGKGTISFFACTAQYFLYMGFVGAEFFLLGLMAYDRYVAICTPLRYPVVMSHRVCWIILTTSWFGGALDSFLLTPITMSLPFCASHKINHFFCEAPTMLRLACGDKAVYETVMYICCVMMLLIPFSVVIASYARLLIIVHQMKSAEGKKKAFATCSSHMMVVMLFYGAALYTYMLPQSYHTPVKDKVFSAFYTILTPLLNPLIYSLRNRDVSGALKRALARCQRTHGVTREEF